A region of the bacterium HR34 genome:
AGAAGTCAGGGCAGGGCTGAGGGATCTTTAGTTGCTAAAATAGTTAAAGGAAAACTCTCTTAATTTTAATTTGAGTTTTTTTGAATAAGGTTTTATAATCTAATATTACTATTTTTTTATTGCTTATGGACAAAAACGCAATAATTGGTTTGGATATAGGGAGCTCAAAGGTTAAATTAGTTGCTTTAATTAAAGATGAAAAACTTCCAGAGTCAAATTTACAGGTTGTGCACAAATCTTCTGGAATTTCAGTGGGAGTAAGAAAAGGGAGGATAGAAGATCCCGAAAAAATTTTTGATGTTGTTTCTTCTTTGTTTGATGAACTTTCTCAAACAGATGGAATTGAGGCAAGAAAAGTTTTTGTAAATATAAACGGCGCTTCTTTGGAGAGTATAGTTTCAAAGGCAAATGTTGTTGTTTCAAAAGCGGATCAAGTAATAGGGCAGGAAGATGTTGATAGGGCTTTAACGTCTGCAAAAACAATTTCTCTTCCATTAAACAAAGAAGTTCTAGGGGTTTACAACAATGAATTTATTATTGATGGTGCATATGTCGTAAAAAATCCTATTGGTTTGAAAGGTACAAGGTTGGAGGTTAGATCTCTTTTAATTACTGCTTTTTCTCCTGCTTTAAATAATTTAAGAGATGTTATGAATAGGCTTGACGTAGATTACGAAATTGTACCAACTCCTTTGGCTTCAAGTTATGCTGTTTTAAAGCCAGAACAAAAAGAACTTGGCGTTTGTTTGGTTGATATTGGCGCTGGCACAATAGGAATAGTGGTTTTTTATGAAGGAGATTTGGTATTTTTAAAAACTTATCCTTTTGGCTCTAGCAATATAACAAAGGATATTGCGGTGAAACTTCAATTAGATTTTGATACAGCAGAGTATATAAAAACAGAAATAGCAAGTTGTTTAATCGGGCAGTCATCAAATAAAAAAGAAAAAATTAAATTAGAAGATGGCGAAGAAATTTCTTTTTCTAGAAAAGATTTATATCATGCGCTTCAAGCAAGAGTTGACCAGATATTAAAAACAATTTTAAATGATTTAAATTCTTTGGAATTGCCAGACAGATTAGCAGGCGGTGTTGTCTTTACAGGAGGAGGCTCTAATCTTAATAAATTCATAGAATACTCAAGAAAGTTTTTAAAACTCCCAGTTAAAAAAGCAAATTTGAAAGAGCAGTTTCAAATTCCTATAGAAAACGAGCAGGAATATTCTTGCGCTTTAGGACTTGCTTTAATGGGGCATTCTGAAGAGAGCGCAAAGCACGAAAACTTTTCTTTAAATGTTAAGCCCGGCAAATTTTTGTCAAAAATAAAAAATATAATAAAACCATTTTTGCCCTAATATAAAACTTATGAGTCGTGTAAAAATAAAAGTTGTTGGAGTAGGCGGTGGAGGAGGGAAAATTATTTCAAGAATTTACAACAAAAATAAATCAATAGACTATATTGCCATTAACACAGATCTGCAAGATTTGAAACAATGCAAAGCAGATAAACTTTTGCAAATAGGAAAACAAACAACAAAAGGAATGGGTGCTGGCATGCAGATATTGTTAGGAGAAAAATCGGCACTAGAGAATATCCAAGATGTTTTGAGCGCTACTTTACCAAGTCAAGTTATTATTTTAGTTTCTTGTTTTGGAGGAGGAACTGGAAGCGGAGCAACGCCCTTAATAGCAAAAAAGATAAAAGAAAGAGATAAAAATGTCCTTTTGTTATCAATAATAACTTTGCCGTTTTCTTTTGAGGGAAGCTTTAAAAGATCAATTGCTTTGAGGTCGTTGGAAAGATTAAAAGATTTTTCAGACGCTATTTTTGTTTTAGAGAATGATAACATAACCAAAAACTTAGAAAAGCAGGTAACAATTAAAGAATCTTTTGCATTTTGTGATGATTTTATTTCAAAAATAGTAAATAGCATACTGGAGTTAATAACAAGCAGAGGAGTTATAAACATTGATTTTATAGATATTAAAAATTCTTTGCAAAATGGCGGGCAGGTTTATTTTGCCCAAGGAGTAGGAGAAGGCGAAAATAGGATAGAAATGGCCATAAGTGATGCTTTTTTAAAAAATATTACTTCTGTTGATTTATTTAATA
Encoded here:
- the ftsA_3 gene encoding Cell division protein FtsA; amino-acid sequence: MDKNAIIGLDIGSSKVKLVALIKDEKLPESNLQVVHKSSGISVGVRKGRIEDPEKIFDVVSSLFDELSQTDGIEARKVFVNINGASLESIVSKANVVVSKADQVIGQEDVDRALTSAKTISLPLNKEVLGVYNNEFIIDGAYVVKNPIGLKGTRLEVRSLLITAFSPALNNLRDVMNRLDVDYEIVPTPLASSYAVLKPEQKELGVCLVDIGAGTIGIVVFYEGDLVFLKTYPFGSSNITKDIAVKLQLDFDTAEYIKTEIASCLIGQSSNKKEKIKLEDGEEISFSRKDLYHALQARVDQILKTILNDLNSLELPDRLAGGVVFTGGGSNLNKFIEYSRKFLKLPVKKANLKEQFQIPIENEQEYSCALGLALMGHSEESAKHENFSLNVKPGKFLSKIKNIIKPFLP
- the ftsZ_1 gene encoding Cell division protein FtsZ, translated to MSRVKIKVVGVGGGGGKIISRIYNKNKSIDYIAINTDLQDLKQCKADKLLQIGKQTTKGMGAGMQILLGEKSALENIQDVLSATLPSQVIILVSCFGGGTGSGATPLIAKKIKERDKNVLLLSIITLPFSFEGSFKRSIALRSLERLKDFSDAIFVLENDNITKNLEKQVTIKESFAFCDDFISKIVNSILELITSRGVINIDFIDIKNSLQNGGQVYFAQGVGEGENRIEMAISDAFLKNITSVDLFNKIKKFNSVLFSVAGDNFTLQEISQISDLIKNKFGNPSKIYFGAFQDKDLRNKLKITIFACSGK